The proteins below are encoded in one region of Effusibacillus dendaii:
- a CDS encoding sporulation protein, translating to MLNNSMAEPLYDQPEVILKLDRNQIPAGELLTGSFFIWPDLVGRTDTAITIEFVMKAQVKDEVVEQKIEELQSELPIVSDDGSVQYHFSYRLPNWLTVSTHAVRYYLKPHFELKTPWLDFDGHLNGMEAIIVKPNRVQAHLIDLLSQLGFQEKLDSRFWDGNYQEFDFVAGKSAQTDVKELTIWFQPLEQTTRVHLYRTKHDPVSFDLQSHQEQDAVDLLRKYLHLE from the coding sequence GTGCTGAACAACTCTATGGCTGAGCCTCTGTATGACCAACCGGAAGTCATACTGAAGCTCGACCGCAATCAGATTCCGGCTGGAGAACTTTTAACAGGCAGTTTTTTTATCTGGCCGGATCTAGTAGGGCGCACTGACACTGCCATTACCATTGAATTTGTGATGAAGGCGCAAGTGAAAGATGAGGTTGTAGAACAGAAAATTGAGGAGTTGCAGAGCGAACTGCCAATTGTTTCCGATGACGGGAGCGTACAGTACCATTTTTCGTATCGGCTTCCCAATTGGCTGACCGTTTCCACGCATGCGGTTCGTTACTATTTAAAGCCGCATTTTGAATTAAAAACTCCATGGCTTGATTTTGACGGTCATCTGAACGGGATGGAAGCGATTATTGTCAAACCGAACCGAGTGCAGGCCCATCTAATCGATCTTTTATCGCAACTGGGGTTTCAGGAAAAATTGGATTCTCGCTTTTGGGATGGAAACTACCAGGAATTTGATTTTGTGGCAGGCAAGTCTGCACAAACGGATGTTAAAGAACTGACGATCTGGTTTCAACCTTTGGAACAAACAACGCGTGTTCATTTGTACCGGACCAAACATGATCCTGTCAGTTTCGACCTCCAGTCGCATCAGGAACAGGACGCGGTCGATCTGTTGAGGAAATACTTGCATCTGGAATAA
- a CDS encoding SDR family oxidoreductase, producing MRLHGKTAVVTAASKGLGKGIALKFAQEGARLVIASRNEANIQATAEEIRNQTKAEVIALAVDVARKEDIDQLVHTVQANFGALDILVNNAGGPPAGSFLDFDDEAWQNAFNLNLMSVVRVTRGLLPLMMKQKSGRIINITSGGVKQPIPNLILSNAIRAAVNGVSKTLATELAPYGILVNNLAPGRIDTDRVRELDQITASKTGASIEQVKGTWTQQIPLGRYGEVEEFANVALFLASDESSYITGQIYVVDGGLLKAY from the coding sequence ATGAGATTGCATGGCAAAACAGCTGTCGTTACAGCAGCCAGCAAAGGGTTAGGAAAGGGAATTGCGTTAAAATTTGCACAGGAAGGCGCTCGACTGGTAATTGCCAGCCGCAATGAGGCGAATATTCAGGCAACCGCAGAGGAAATCCGCAATCAGACAAAAGCGGAAGTCATCGCGTTGGCAGTTGACGTTGCCCGAAAAGAAGATATCGATCAGTTGGTACATACTGTCCAAGCCAATTTTGGTGCGCTTGATATACTGGTTAATAATGCGGGGGGACCGCCTGCAGGATCTTTTCTTGATTTTGATGATGAAGCATGGCAGAATGCTTTCAACTTGAATTTAATGAGTGTGGTGCGCGTCACGCGCGGCCTGTTGCCATTGATGATGAAACAAAAGTCGGGACGCATCATCAACATCACGTCAGGTGGGGTAAAACAGCCGATTCCGAATCTGATTTTGTCCAATGCGATTCGGGCAGCTGTCAACGGTGTTAGCAAAACGCTGGCGACAGAACTGGCGCCGTACGGCATTTTAGTGAACAATCTGGCGCCTGGACGAATTGATACTGACCGCGTGCGGGAACTGGATCAGATTACAGCCAGCAAAACGGGTGCTTCTATCGAACAGGTAAAAGGCACCTGGACCCAACAAATTCCGCTTGGCCGTTATGGAGAGGTGGAAGAGTTTGCAAACGTGGCTCTTTTCCTGGCTTCTGACGAATCCAGCTATATTACGGGCCAAATTTATGTGGTTGACGGCGGACTGTTAAAAGCGTATTAA
- a CDS encoding c-type cytochrome: MKQTFRGFLVAAVPALLGIVFGVGVIIYDLHPNKAAETAAAPKEESAAKPAAAGGAVDAATKKFVSTTCASCHGADLKGGFGPNLHEVTKNMSEADIVKVLTDGKGQMPKGLAAGKEEAVAKYLKSLK, from the coding sequence ATGAAACAGACATTTAGAGGTTTTTTGGTTGCTGCAGTACCAGCTTTGTTAGGGATTGTGTTTGGAGTCGGAGTTATCATTTATGATTTGCATCCCAATAAAGCAGCCGAAACGGCGGCAGCTCCCAAGGAAGAAAGCGCAGCCAAACCGGCAGCTGCAGGCGGTGCAGTGGACGCAGCCACAAAGAAATTTGTCAGTACGACTTGCGCCAGCTGTCACGGTGCGGATCTGAAAGGCGGATTCGGTCCGAATCTGCATGAGGTAACGAAAAACATGAGCGAAGCAGATATCGTCAAGGTTCTGACAGACGGAAAAGGACAAATGCCCAAGGGGCTTGCAGCAGGTAAAGAAGAAGCGGTTGCCAAGTATTTGAAATCTCTCAAATAA
- a CDS encoding AAA family ATPase, translated as MSQNTLTFTYAKQAQKTILPDRLLLPEMSRQEGLESASFPQTWMGVPSQNYQDALRELDKLVGLGPVKAMIHELAHYTAVQQFRKSQGFKTPSMTLHMAFLGNPGTGKTTVARLLAKLFHQIGILKEEKFREVSRVNLVGNYVGHTAKDTLSVLQEAKGGILFIDEAYSLVRDNPNDFGLEAVETLLKYMEDHRDQIIVIFAGYQEPMLKFLNSNPGLISRIPYQLQFPDYTMEELLAITTAIAAEYDYEVSAGYQKAIMNQCFREKQKYNFSNARFIRNCVEKSIRKQNSRLARTPSFRADELNRLVEEDL; from the coding sequence ATGAGCCAAAACACTTTGACCTTCACGTACGCCAAGCAGGCCCAGAAAACCATTTTGCCAGATCGGCTGTTGCTTCCGGAAATGTCTCGTCAGGAAGGGCTGGAATCGGCCAGTTTTCCACAAACTTGGATGGGTGTGCCGTCACAAAATTATCAGGATGCTCTGCGTGAGCTCGATAAACTGGTCGGTCTCGGACCAGTCAAGGCTATGATCCACGAACTGGCGCATTATACGGCTGTTCAACAGTTTCGAAAGTCGCAGGGATTCAAAACGCCGTCGATGACGCTGCACATGGCCTTTTTGGGGAATCCGGGCACAGGCAAAACGACGGTGGCGAGACTCTTGGCCAAACTTTTTCATCAAATCGGGATTCTTAAGGAAGAGAAGTTTCGGGAAGTGAGCCGTGTGAATCTGGTTGGCAATTATGTCGGACATACGGCAAAAGATACCCTGTCCGTTTTGCAGGAAGCAAAAGGCGGCATTCTGTTCATTGACGAGGCGTATTCATTGGTTCGCGACAATCCGAACGATTTCGGCTTGGAGGCAGTGGAAACACTGCTCAAATATATGGAAGACCACCGTGATCAGATTATCGTTATTTTTGCCGGTTATCAAGAACCCATGTTAAAATTTCTGAACAGCAATCCGGGGTTGATTTCGCGCATCCCATACCAATTGCAATTTCCCGATTATACGATGGAGGAGTTATTGGCGATTACAACTGCTATCGCAGCAGAATACGATTATGAAGTGTCTGCCGGTTACCAGAAAGCGATTATGAACCAATGTTTTCGGGAGAAGCAAAAGTACAATTTTTCCAATGCCCGATTTATCCGGAACTGTGTGGAAAAAAGTATCCGTAAACAAAACAGCCGATTGGCGAGAACACCCAGTTTTCGGGCGGACGAACTGAATCGGCTTGTAGAGGAAGACTTGTAA
- the greA gene encoding transcription elongation factor GreA, which yields MSDNKFYVTQEGLRKLEEELEYLKTEKRAEVKERLKIARSYGDLSENSEYEAAKDEQGMVESRIALLENRLRNAVLIRDEDKVTGVVTIGSTVTIREVPNGDEEVYTIVGPAESDPLEGRISNESPIGKSLLGKQQGDKVVVPAPNGDMTFEILKVE from the coding sequence GTGAGTGACAATAAATTTTATGTCACGCAAGAAGGCTTGCGAAAACTGGAAGAAGAGCTGGAATACCTGAAAACAGAAAAGCGGGCGGAAGTGAAAGAACGTCTGAAAATTGCCCGTTCCTACGGAGACCTGAGTGAAAACAGCGAATATGAAGCGGCCAAAGATGAACAAGGCATGGTAGAGTCGCGCATCGCATTACTTGAAAATCGGCTTCGCAATGCGGTTCTAATCCGTGATGAAGATAAGGTAACAGGTGTTGTGACGATTGGTTCTACCGTTACGATTCGGGAAGTGCCAAACGGTGATGAGGAAGTCTATACGATTGTCGGACCGGCCGAATCAGATCCGTTGGAAGGCCGTATTTCCAATGAGTCTCCCATTGGGAAAAGTTTGCTGGGGAAACAACAAGGTGACAAAGTGGTGGTGCCTGCCCCAAACGGCGATATGACATTTGAAATTCTTAAAGTAGAATAA